In Erythrobacter sp. KY5, the DNA window TTTGCCACGCACGGCGTGCAGACCACCGCCGCGAGCCACATTCTCGAAGGCTTCAAGCCCCAGTACGAAAGCACCGTCTCGCAGAACCTGTGGAATGCGGGCGCGGGCATGCTGGGCAAGCTCAACCTCGATCAGTTCGCGATGGGTTCCTCGAACGAGACGTCGTACTTCGGCAATGTCGCCTCGCCGTGGCGTAAGGAAGGGGCCAATGCAGCCATGTCGCCGGGTGGCTCTTCGGGCGGTTCGTCCAGCGCGGTTGCCGCACGCATCGCGCCTGCCGCAACCGGCACCGACACCGGCGGCTCGATCCGCCAGCCCGCGGCCTTCACCGGCATCTGCGGGATCAAGCCCACCTATGGCCGCTGCTCGCGCTGGGGCGTGGTGGCGTTTGCGTCGTCTCTAGACCAGGCAGGCCCGATGGCGCGCAGTGTAGAGGATTGCGCGATCATGCTGGGCAGCATGGCGGGCTTCGACCCGAAGGACGCGACCAGCCTGAAGATGGACGTGCCCGACTGGGAAGCCGCGCTCAGCGCAGACCTAAAGGGCAAGCGTGTCGGCATCCCACGCGAATACCGCATGGACGGCACCGACGAGGCGATCCTTGCCTCGTGGGAGCAGGGCAAGGCGTGGCTCAAGGATGCGGGCGCCGAGATCGTCGATGTCTCCCTGCCACACACCAAATATGCGCTCCCCGCCTACTACATCATCGCGCCTGCCGAAGCGTCCTCGAACCTCGCGCGTTATGACGGTGTGCGTTACGGCCTTCGCGATCTGCCTGAGGGCGCAGGCCTCCAGGACATGTACGCCGCCACCCGCGCCGAAGGGTTCGGCGACGAGGTCAAGCGCCGCATCCTGATCGGGACGTACGTGCTCTCCGCAGGGTTCTACGACGCCTATTACAACCAGGCACAGAAGGTCCGCGCGCTGGTTGCCCGCGATTTCGAGCAGGCATTTGCGACATGCGACCTGATCCTCGCGCCGACGACGCCGACCGCGAGCTTCCCGCTTGGCAGCCTTAGCGAAGACCCGCTGACGATGTATCTGAATGACGTCTTCGCCGTTCCCGCATCGCTCGCTGGCCTTCCGGCCATGAGCGTGCCTGCGGGGCTCAACCCCGACGGCCTGCCATTGGGCCTGCAACTGGTCGGCAAGCCCTTCGACGAGCAGACCGTGCTCGATGCAGGGCTGGCGATCCAGCAGCGCGCAGGCTTCGATCATGCGCCGGAGAAGTGGTGGTGACCATCGATCTCCCGCTCATTCTGGCCGGGATCGGCATTATGCTCGCCGTCCCGCTTACCTTCATGGTCGCGAACTGGGTGCGCAAGAATGTCGACCACGGAGAGGCGCGGTTCGGGCCTGATGGCAAGATGATTTCTGACAAAGAGACAAACGATGAGTGACTATCGCATCCAGGGCGCAACGGGCGAGTGGGAGGTCGTGATTGGCCTTGAGGTCCATGCGCAGGTGACTTCCAAGTCGAAACTGTTTTCGGGTGCCAACACCGAATTCGGCGCGGAGCCGAACAGCCAGGTGAGCCTCGTCGATGCGGCCATGCCCGGAATGCTGCCCGTGCCCAACCGCGAGTGCATCCGTCAGGCGGTGCGCACCGGCATGGCGATTGAGGCCGAAATCAACCAGTGGTCACGCTTTGACCGCAAGAACTACTTCTACGCCGATCTGCCGCAGGGCTATCAGATCAGCCAGCTTTACCACCCGCTCGTGGGTGAGGGGCAGTTGCTGATCGAAGCGGACGAAAAGACCGGCATTCCCGAAGACAAGATCATCGGGATCGAACGCATCCACGTTGAACAGGACGCGGGCAAGCTGATGCACGATCAGCACCCGACCATGTCCTATGTCGATCTGAATCGTTCGGGGGTTGCGCTGATGGAAATCGTCTCGCGCCCTGACATGCGCTCGC includes these proteins:
- the gatA gene encoding Asp-tRNA(Asn)/Glu-tRNA(Gln) amidotransferase subunit GatA, yielding MTDLTKLGVKAIRDGVAGGDFTAREVAESFNAAVASAAELNAFIVTTPDHALAAADAVDANRAKGEELGAMGGVPIGMKDLFATHGVQTTAASHILEGFKPQYESTVSQNLWNAGAGMLGKLNLDQFAMGSSNETSYFGNVASPWRKEGANAAMSPGGSSGGSSSAVAARIAPAATGTDTGGSIRQPAAFTGICGIKPTYGRCSRWGVVAFASSLDQAGPMARSVEDCAIMLGSMAGFDPKDATSLKMDVPDWEAALSADLKGKRVGIPREYRMDGTDEAILASWEQGKAWLKDAGAEIVDVSLPHTKYALPAYYIIAPAEASSNLARYDGVRYGLRDLPEGAGLQDMYAATRAEGFGDEVKRRILIGTYVLSAGFYDAYYNQAQKVRALVARDFEQAFATCDLILAPTTPTASFPLGSLSEDPLTMYLNDVFAVPASLAGLPAMSVPAGLNPDGLPLGLQLVGKPFDEQTVLDAGLAIQQRAGFDHAPEKWW
- a CDS encoding glutamyl-tRNA amidotransferase, giving the protein MTIDLPLILAGIGIMLAVPLTFMVANWVRKNVDHGEARFGPDGKMISDKETNDE